In Bacillus sp. FJAT-45037, the following are encoded in one genomic region:
- a CDS encoding L,D-transpeptidase family protein, with protein sequence MYQHIVQPGETLFSISEDFRTPFVAIMQANNITDPNLIYVGQAITIPGIPDPDTIPYFIEVSVSERTLTLYENGVLQKLYPIAVGQILFGTPLGDFIILNRQPNPGGPFGSLWLTLSKKSYGIHGTNEPDSIGQAVSRGCIRMYNFDVNELGSIVPNGTRVRIKP encoded by the coding sequence ATGTATCAACATATTGTTCAACCCGGTGAAACGCTATTTTCTATTTCAGAAGATTTTCGCACACCTTTTGTAGCGATCATGCAGGCGAATAACATTACCGATCCCAATCTCATTTATGTTGGGCAAGCTATTACGATTCCAGGCATACCTGACCCAGACACTATCCCTTATTTTATCGAAGTATCGGTATCTGAACGGACATTAACCTTATATGAAAATGGTGTTTTACAGAAGTTGTATCCGATTGCGGTTGGGCAGATTTTATTTGGCACGCCACTCGGTGATTTTATCATCTTGAATCGGCAACCGAACCCCGGAGGACCATTCGGATCATTATGGCTAACTTTGTCGAAAAAAAGTTATGGCATCCATGGTACGAATGAACCGGATTCTATTGGTCAAGCTGTTTCTAGGGGGTGTATTCGAATGTATAATTTTGATGTAAATGAACTCGGGTCAATTGTCCCAAACGGCACAAGAGTAAGGATTAAACCGTAA
- a CDS encoding sensor domain-containing diguanylate cyclase — MNKLGRLIAIFSIIVIILITLIGGGSIVAYLTFVTFPFIFWIGHHYDKSVEELKQLNTRYQSKEKDYREVLEKNTEYEQLFDSLEGAVFYRTLTTNTLYLSTGIEELFGLPFFEYKNQPEIWKEMVDTKDRLAVEEADRLLKKGQPSKIEFKIIHPVKGLRWVLRMATPIHNEAGHIEKIVGQMVDITVRKNLEFELKQMAYHDELTDLPNRKSLDRQIEKALARSKRHDHNFSIMFIDLDDFKVVNDTMGHDAGDTLLKEVVSRLNESIREEDLVARIGGDEFIVLFEETSKGEIEEIARRILEYVSKPYNINEKEANISLSIGISMFPDDGEDKDTLIEHADTAMYFSKYNGKNCYKLYTPDLEDMEFKKVGLLKRWKHTIKKTKLFN, encoded by the coding sequence ATGAACAAGCTAGGTAGACTGATTGCCATTTTCTCTATTATTGTGATTATACTCATCACTCTAATTGGAGGAGGAAGTATAGTCGCGTATCTAACGTTTGTCACCTTTCCTTTCATTTTTTGGATTGGCCATCATTATGATAAATCTGTGGAAGAATTAAAACAATTAAATACAAGATACCAATCGAAAGAAAAAGATTATCGTGAGGTTCTAGAAAAGAATACAGAATACGAACAGCTCTTTGATTCATTAGAGGGCGCGGTATTCTATAGAACTCTTACGACAAATACTTTGTATTTATCTACTGGGATCGAAGAGTTGTTTGGATTACCTTTTTTCGAGTATAAAAATCAACCAGAAATATGGAAAGAGATGGTCGATACCAAAGATCGTTTAGCTGTAGAGGAAGCTGATCGATTGTTAAAAAAAGGGCAACCTTCAAAAATAGAATTTAAGATCATACACCCCGTAAAAGGCCTAAGATGGGTGTTGCGGATGGCTACCCCCATTCATAACGAAGCGGGACATATAGAGAAAATTGTCGGTCAGATGGTTGATATTACGGTTCGCAAAAATTTAGAGTTTGAATTAAAACAAATGGCTTATCACGATGAATTGACGGATCTGCCTAATCGAAAGTCACTTGACCGTCAAATTGAAAAAGCGTTAGCAAGATCGAAGCGTCATGATCACAATTTTTCGATTATGTTTATTGATTTAGATGATTTTAAAGTGGTCAACGACACGATGGGTCATGATGCAGGAGATACGTTATTAAAAGAAGTAGTCAGTCGATTGAATGAAAGTATTAGAGAAGAGGATCTAGTCGCTCGAATTGGTGGAGACGAATTCATTGTTCTTTTTGAAGAAACGAGTAAAGGTGAAATAGAAGAGATCGCTAGAAGGATTCTTGAATACGTATCTAAACCTTATAATATTAACGAAAAAGAAGCAAACATCTCTCTGAGTATTGGCATCAGCATGTTTCCTGATGATGGAGAAGATAAAGATACGTTGATTGAACATGCCGATACAGCGATGTATTTCTCCAAGTACAACGGAAAAAACTGTTATAAGCTATACACACCAGATTTAGAAGATATGGAATTTAAAAAAGTGGGTTTGCTTAAGCGATGGAAGCATACGATCAAAAAAACGAAACTGTTTAATTGA
- a CDS encoding NAD(P)/FAD-dependent oxidoreductase: MKRYIIVGGGILGASTAYHLAKEGRDVTVIERNDRGQATEAAAGIVCPWLTQRRNKAWYQLAKGGAKYYPSLIQELEDLGEGDTGYERVGAIGLHSDSSKLDKMEERAHKRLQEAPEIGKITRLNHEETKKLFPLLAEGYEAVHVSGAARVNGQALKKALLSAAVKLGATIHYGEASLLHDGKKVHGVRFRGKDLEGDKVILTTGAWANELLEPLGIHFKIKPQKAQIIHLEFANLDVGSWPVVMPPTNQYLLSFNDGRVVIGATHEDDVGFDLRPTVGGMYEILDKALAVAPGLSDATVVETKVGFRPVAPNFLPIIGDVPNWGGLVVANGLGSSGLTVGPFLGAELAKLASGENLEIDLAHYNVAQAIEPLENVEKKFNQK, translated from the coding sequence ATGAAAAGATATATTATAGTTGGAGGAGGAATACTTGGAGCTTCAACCGCTTACCATCTCGCTAAAGAAGGTCGTGATGTGACAGTTATTGAACGAAATGATCGAGGACAAGCGACTGAAGCAGCAGCTGGCATTGTTTGCCCATGGTTAACACAGCGCAGAAACAAAGCATGGTATCAGCTGGCAAAAGGTGGCGCCAAATATTATCCATCGTTGATTCAAGAACTAGAAGATTTAGGTGAAGGTGATACAGGTTATGAAAGGGTAGGGGCTATCGGTTTACATTCAGATTCTAGTAAACTAGACAAGATGGAAGAGCGTGCTCATAAGCGATTGCAGGAAGCGCCTGAGATCGGCAAAATTACTCGATTAAACCATGAGGAAACAAAGAAACTATTTCCACTCCTAGCTGAGGGGTATGAAGCGGTTCATGTTAGTGGAGCTGCACGCGTAAATGGTCAAGCTTTAAAAAAGGCTCTTTTATCTGCCGCAGTGAAGTTAGGAGCAACAATTCATTACGGGGAAGCTAGTTTGTTACATGATGGAAAAAAAGTGCACGGTGTACGATTTAGAGGAAAAGACCTAGAGGGAGACAAAGTGATTCTCACGACAGGAGCCTGGGCAAACGAATTACTCGAACCACTTGGCATACACTTTAAAATCAAGCCACAAAAAGCACAAATTATCCACTTAGAGTTTGCAAATCTTGATGTTGGTTCTTGGCCCGTTGTCATGCCGCCCACTAATCAATATCTCCTTTCGTTTAATGATGGACGAGTTGTCATTGGAGCCACACATGAGGATGACGTTGGCTTTGACCTTAGACCGACTGTGGGAGGAATGTATGAAATTTTAGATAAGGCTCTTGCTGTTGCGCCAGGGCTGTCTGATGCGACGGTTGTTGAAACGAAGGTAGGGTTTAGACCGGTGGCACCTAACTTCCTTCCGATCATAGGGGACGTTCCTAATTGGGGCGGACTTGTTGTAGCCAATGGTCTTGGATCATCAGGATTAACCGTCGGACCCTTCCTTGGAGCAGAGTTAGCTAAACTTGCTTCAGGTGAAAACTTGGAAATTGATCTAGCTCATTATAACGTCGCTCAAGCGATTGAACCATTAGAAAATGTAGAAAAGAAATTTAATCAAAAATAG
- a CDS encoding peptidylprolyl isomerase, producing MGKWFKVMSIAVFFMIIMTACGQGEETEPETDTSVAEPMEGTPVVTMEMENGEEVVMELYHEIAPKTVENFVSLVQDGFYDGLTFHRVIPGFMIQGGDPDGTGSGGPGYSIEGEFSSNGFENDLSHDRGVLSMARSQDPNSAGSQFFIMVDDTPYLDGDYAGFGKVREGMDVVDDIVSVETNQMDAPVEGQEQVIKQMTIKFEN from the coding sequence ATGGGAAAATGGTTTAAAGTAATGAGTATCGCAGTATTTTTCATGATTATCATGACAGCATGTGGTCAAGGAGAAGAAACAGAACCAGAGACGGATACAAGTGTAGCAGAGCCTATGGAAGGTACGCCTGTTGTGACGATGGAGATGGAAAACGGGGAAGAGGTCGTGATGGAGCTGTATCATGAGATTGCTCCGAAGACGGTAGAAAATTTTGTTTCACTCGTTCAAGACGGATTTTATGACGGATTAACGTTCCATCGTGTGATTCCAGGATTTATGATTCAAGGTGGAGATCCAGATGGCACTGGTTCCGGTGGACCTGGTTATTCCATTGAAGGCGAGTTTAGTAGCAATGGGTTTGAAAATGATTTGAGTCATGATCGCGGAGTACTTTCAATGGCAAGATCTCAAGATCCCAACTCTGCAGGTTCCCAATTTTTCATTATGGTTGATGATACTCCTTATTTAGACGGAGATTATGCGGGATTTGGGAAAGTGCGTGAAGGCATGGATGTTGTTGATGACATCGTTTCAGTGGAAACGAATCAAATGGATGCACCTGTAGAAGGGCAAGAACAAGTAATTAAACAAATGACAATAAAGTTCGAAAACTAA
- a CDS encoding ferritin, which yields MINDKLLTALNDQMNYEFYSAHTYMAMAAYCSSESLDGFANFFLVQAEEERFHAMKCYNFINAVGKRATVAGFETPNNSFSSVLDVFEKALLQEKEVTKRIYHLSDLALDAREHATINFLKWFIEEQVEEEDLFDGIIHKLKRIDDDSNAFYMIDEEFSKRSFTPPA from the coding sequence ATGATTAATGATAAACTTTTAACTGCGTTGAATGATCAAATGAACTACGAATTCTATTCTGCTCATACTTATATGGCTATGGCTGCTTATTGTTCATCTGAGAGTCTTGACGGATTCGCCAACTTTTTCTTAGTTCAAGCGGAAGAGGAACGCTTTCATGCCATGAAGTGCTATAACTTTATAAATGCCGTCGGAAAACGAGCAACCGTGGCTGGCTTTGAGACACCTAATAACTCATTCTCTTCTGTGCTAGATGTTTTTGAAAAAGCACTTCTTCAAGAAAAAGAAGTGACAAAGCGTATTTATCATTTATCTGACTTAGCCCTTGATGCAAGAGAACATGCCACGATTAACTTCTTAAAGTGGTTTATTGAGGAACAAGTGGAAGAGGAAGATCTGTTTGATGGCATTATCCACAAATTAAAACGAATTGACGATGACAGTAACGCGTTTTATATGATCGATGAGGAGTTTAGTAAGCGTTCGTTTACCCCTCCAGCATAA
- a CDS encoding uracil/xanthine transporter yields the protein MKNWTSVFTFTSAIQWLFFIFANTIVVPLSIAAAFVVPPDLVKLMLSSSLVFTGLACLIQGLFGHRYPLMEGHSGLLWGVMLNLGLSAPAMGMTYTQIGGGLATGILLAGMVTIILVACNLTRYVQRIFTPMVMSVYLFLLTFQLIFVFFQGMLGITEYGRIDVGVSLLSIVLILFVSLLKIKGSKTISNFSILIGIIVGWIAFVLLFPSEGVTAAPQGFQVALFPLGTPNLEYGIIAVAFFAGLLNLTNTVASIQTAAELYNEVDDPSRYRRSFFWTGTFSIIASGFGLVPYTPFTSSIGFLESTQILKKVPFLLAGGLLSVIGLIPPVTAFLIALPISVGNAVLFVAYLQLFGTAFNSLKGERFTSNTIFRLAGPLLIGVSLMTLSPTMFADIPILVQPILSNGLIMGVILSVVLERCVTWEKVDQYK from the coding sequence ATGAAAAATTGGACGTCTGTCTTTACGTTTACTTCAGCCATTCAATGGCTATTTTTTATCTTCGCCAATACAATTGTCGTTCCGCTATCTATAGCAGCGGCCTTTGTAGTTCCACCTGATCTTGTTAAGTTAATGCTCAGTAGTTCATTGGTATTCACAGGGCTTGCATGTCTGATCCAAGGGTTATTTGGCCATCGTTATCCTCTCATGGAAGGGCATTCTGGTTTACTATGGGGTGTCATGTTGAACTTAGGATTATCGGCCCCAGCTATGGGTATGACTTACACTCAAATAGGTGGGGGACTGGCCACGGGGATTCTGTTGGCTGGCATGGTGACAATAATTCTTGTCGCCTGTAACCTCACTCGGTATGTTCAACGGATCTTTACACCAATGGTGATGAGTGTGTATCTATTTTTACTGACGTTTCAATTAATCTTTGTGTTTTTCCAAGGGATGCTTGGGATAACGGAGTATGGTCGAATTGATGTGGGAGTGAGTCTGCTCTCGATTGTCTTAATTTTGTTTGTTAGCCTCTTGAAAATAAAGGGATCGAAAACAATAAGCAACTTCTCGATTTTAATTGGAATTATCGTCGGATGGATTGCATTTGTACTGTTGTTCCCAAGCGAGGGAGTGACCGCGGCGCCACAAGGGTTTCAAGTAGCATTGTTTCCTCTAGGGACACCGAACTTGGAATATGGGATTATTGCAGTAGCATTTTTTGCGGGATTATTGAATTTAACGAATACAGTTGCTTCGATTCAAACGGCTGCAGAGCTCTATAACGAGGTAGATGATCCGAGTCGTTATAGGCGATCTTTCTTCTGGACAGGGACATTTTCGATTATCGCATCAGGTTTTGGACTTGTACCGTATACACCATTTACATCCTCGATCGGCTTTTTAGAAAGTACACAAATTCTAAAGAAAGTACCGTTCTTACTCGCGGGTGGGTTGTTATCTGTTATTGGACTTATTCCTCCTGTTACAGCATTCCTTATTGCGTTACCTATTTCTGTTGGGAACGCGGTGTTATTTGTCGCATATTTGCAGTTGTTTGGAACCGCATTTAACAGCTTAAAGGGCGAACGGTTCACGTCTAATACGATTTTTAGGTTGGCAGGACCATTGTTAATTGGGGTGAGCTTAATGACCTTATCTCCAACGATGTTTGCAGATATTCCAATTCTTGTTCAACCAATTCTATCTAATGGACTTATCATGGGTGTTATCCTCTCAGTTGTTTTGGAAAGGTGTGTAACTTGGGAAAAGGTAGATCAATATAAATGA
- a CDS encoding M20 family metallopeptidase gives MNKDALFEKVEAHKDQWINISRYIWENPELGHDEHKAMEALTNELRLHEFDVDTNICNLETAFIARFRSEKPGPTIGYFAEYDALPEIGHACGHNLIGMMSTGAAITLKEAVREFGGEVIVFGTPAEETNGAKVTFAEEGLLDSLDAALMAHPSGVHERSGTSMAMEAMQFDFYGQPAHAAASPDEGINALEGVIQTFNLINALRQHVPDDVRIHGIITNGGDVVNVVPARAQAQFYVRANTKAVLEETSDKVKRCVEAAALATGCEYKITNHELGYDNMTTNETLSELYCQNLIELGIAPEEIKTDRDHGSLDMGNVSQVIPAIHPYIKMDDCPHSGHTVGFRDASGDSRGFEAMILGIKTLAATGYDLLTNPTQIKNIREEFEKRVKTP, from the coding sequence ATGAATAAAGATGCACTCTTTGAAAAGGTAGAAGCACATAAAGATCAATGGATTAATATTAGTCGATACATATGGGAAAATCCTGAACTCGGTCATGATGAACACAAAGCCATGGAAGCTTTGACAAACGAGCTTCGACTTCACGAATTTGATGTTGATACGAACATTTGTAATCTTGAAACGGCCTTTATTGCTCGATTTCGCTCGGAGAAACCTGGGCCGACAATTGGGTATTTCGCTGAATACGACGCACTGCCAGAAATCGGACACGCCTGTGGTCATAACTTAATCGGAATGATGAGCACAGGTGCTGCCATCACTTTAAAAGAGGCTGTCCGCGAGTTTGGTGGCGAAGTAATTGTATTTGGAACACCCGCAGAGGAGACCAACGGAGCAAAAGTCACTTTTGCAGAAGAAGGTCTGTTAGATTCTCTTGATGCCGCGCTCATGGCCCATCCTTCTGGTGTACATGAACGAAGTGGTACCTCGATGGCGATGGAAGCTATGCAATTCGACTTTTATGGACAACCTGCTCACGCTGCCGCTAGCCCTGACGAAGGAATTAATGCATTAGAGGGCGTTATTCAAACGTTTAATTTAATCAACGCCCTACGTCAACATGTCCCTGATGATGTTCGAATTCATGGTATCATTACAAATGGAGGCGATGTCGTTAACGTCGTCCCAGCTCGTGCCCAAGCTCAATTTTATGTACGTGCCAATACAAAAGCCGTGTTAGAAGAAACATCCGACAAAGTTAAACGTTGCGTTGAAGCTGCAGCATTAGCGACAGGCTGCGAATATAAAATAACCAACCACGAGCTTGGCTATGACAACATGACGACAAACGAGACCTTATCAGAACTATATTGTCAAAATTTAATCGAACTTGGCATTGCCCCAGAAGAAATTAAAACCGATCGCGACCACGGATCTCTTGATATGGGGAATGTAAGCCAAGTTATTCCAGCTATCCATCCATATATAAAAATGGATGATTGTCCGCACTCTGGTCACACCGTCGGCTTTAGAGACGCATCCGGAGATTCTAGAGGATTCGAGGCAATGATTCTCGGAATAAAAACATTAGCAGCTACAGGGTATGATTTATTAACGAACCCTACACAAATTAAGAACATTCGAGAAGAATTCGAGAAACGTGTAAAAACACCTTGA
- a CDS encoding CBS domain-containing protein has translation MFIRNCLTPKNELTLLHSTMSIKHALEEMRGSHYSLPVIEADGSYVGILSKRSILEYMESQDESATLATLYKDSISNCIDVGANEYVDLREGHFEDCLPIIVRYPFVPVLDGEEFVGIIKRSLIEGTLEDCFGIGVDGTRLLLGVHNQSGTLHEITKVMNKYDINIISDIGFEADSNYLRRILIKIEPTPYLDKVKSDLEKRGVRILEIE, from the coding sequence ATGTTTATCCGTAATTGTCTAACACCGAAAAATGAATTAACCCTTCTCCATTCAACCATGTCGATTAAACACGCATTAGAAGAAATGAGAGGTTCTCATTATAGCTTACCAGTTATTGAAGCTGATGGCTCTTATGTTGGAATTTTAAGTAAACGTTCCATTTTAGAATACATGGAATCACAAGATGAGTCAGCTACGTTAGCCACCCTCTATAAAGATTCGATTTCTAATTGTATCGACGTCGGAGCGAATGAATATGTAGACTTACGTGAGGGACATTTTGAAGATTGCCTCCCCATCATCGTACGCTATCCTTTTGTCCCTGTATTAGACGGGGAAGAGTTTGTTGGGATCATTAAACGCTCATTAATTGAAGGAACATTAGAAGACTGTTTTGGTATAGGTGTGGATGGGACTCGTCTTTTACTTGGTGTCCACAACCAATCCGGAACTCTACATGAGATCACAAAAGTTATGAACAAATATGATATCAATATCATCTCAGATATCGGATTCGAAGCGGACTCAAATTATCTCCGTCGCATCTTGATCAAAATTGAGCCAACACCATATCTTGATAAGGTGAAGTCTGATCTTGAGAAACGCGGCGTACGTATTCTAGAAATTGAATAG
- a CDS encoding purine-cytosine permease family protein, whose product MSVEKEIREPMIERFGLESVPKHLQTTTAKEYAAIQVAISVNAGNVLVPALAVLEGGLTFLQAVLSTVIGAALAFMFVSYLTLPGSKYGIPSQYGIRAILGSKGARYLASPVRTVTSMYWFAVQTIGGTYLVKELIERTFSVNIPFFALAIFLATIMAVLALVGFEAVKKVTRYFLPMLFIGGVVMLWILMTNEVNGRTFGTIVNEPSGASFSVMFFFASLAFVQYVSGVSSASDMARYAKSVRHGFWGLFSGNVLGFLMTAILGAYTAALAGSVNPYVTASQLTNSTISLTIIVIASIASMIMINLSNAYTGGYSLLNSLPQLGRVRSAVVFGCLAILLSTIPALVEQAQVYISFLGALIIPLSAVIVCEFLFIKRKQFNTQDVSNITSGEYFYNRIGIMAALIGMIIYVLIPSNASPGFLAFLVTGTLYTGLAWKNRREVEMSNEEQAS is encoded by the coding sequence ATGAGTGTAGAAAAAGAAATTCGAGAGCCAATGATTGAGCGATTTGGTCTGGAATCTGTACCAAAGCACCTTCAAACGACGACCGCTAAAGAATATGCGGCGATTCAGGTGGCTATATCTGTGAATGCAGGGAACGTACTTGTGCCGGCTTTAGCTGTGTTAGAAGGTGGGTTAACCTTTCTTCAAGCTGTCCTTTCAACGGTAATCGGGGCGGCACTTGCATTTATGTTTGTCTCTTATTTAACGCTACCGGGTTCAAAATATGGAATTCCATCTCAGTATGGGATTCGGGCCATTTTAGGGAGCAAAGGTGCTCGTTATCTCGCTTCACCCGTTCGAACAGTAACCTCAATGTATTGGTTTGCTGTACAGACAATTGGCGGAACGTATTTAGTAAAAGAATTGATTGAAAGAACATTTTCGGTAAATATCCCCTTTTTCGCTTTGGCGATCTTCCTTGCAACGATAATGGCTGTCCTCGCCTTAGTCGGGTTTGAAGCAGTTAAAAAGGTCACTCGGTATTTTTTGCCTATGCTATTTATCGGTGGGGTCGTTATGTTGTGGATTTTGATGACAAATGAAGTGAATGGGCGTACATTTGGAACGATTGTTAATGAGCCATCAGGAGCTTCGTTTAGTGTGATGTTCTTTTTTGCTAGTTTAGCGTTTGTGCAATATGTCTCAGGCGTTAGCTCCGCGTCGGATATGGCTCGCTATGCCAAAAGTGTTCGACATGGTTTTTGGGGATTATTCAGCGGAAACGTGCTCGGTTTTTTGATGACAGCAATCTTAGGTGCGTATACTGCGGCACTTGCTGGAAGTGTGAATCCGTATGTGACGGCGAGTCAATTAACAAATTCCACTATATCTTTAACAATCATTGTCATTGCGTCAATCGCGTCAATGATTATGATTAATTTAAGTAATGCGTACACAGGAGGGTATAGTTTGTTAAATAGTCTACCCCAATTAGGGCGAGTGAGGAGTGCGGTTGTTTTTGGATGTTTGGCGATCCTCTTAAGTACGATCCCAGCCTTGGTAGAACAAGCACAGGTTTACATCAGTTTTTTAGGTGCACTTATTATTCCATTATCAGCAGTCATTGTGTGTGAGTTCCTCTTCATAAAAAGGAAACAATTTAATACTCAAGATGTTTCGAATATCACAAGTGGCGAGTATTTCTACAATCGAATAGGGATTATGGCAGCTTTAATAGGAATGATCATCTATGTTCTAATACCAAGTAATGCATCACCAGGTTTTCTTGCCTTTCTAGTAACGGGTACTCTTTATACAGGGTTGGCTTGGAAGAACAGAAGAGAAGTAGAAATGTCCAATGAGGAACAGGCAAGTTAA
- a CDS encoding DsbA family oxidoreductase, with amino-acid sequence MRIDVWSDFVCPFCYIGKRRLEKALEQFTYEGEINMVFRSYQLDPEVDKEDDTHLYDVLASKYGMSREKAKEMSDQVSLQAKGEGLDFHLDTSIRTNTADAHRLAHFAYEKGRGLQLTERLLKAYFTDSLHIGNEKTLSELAVEVGLDEGEVLAMLKTSQYADVVERDQQEGMELGVRGVPFFVFNQKYAISGAQSSDTFLDVLEKVKNEEKELVVIHQPSKDTKDCSDGSCDV; translated from the coding sequence ATGAGAATTGATGTATGGTCTGATTTTGTCTGTCCATTTTGTTACATAGGAAAACGCCGCTTAGAGAAGGCATTAGAGCAGTTTACTTATGAAGGGGAAATCAATATGGTGTTTCGCAGTTACCAATTGGACCCGGAAGTAGACAAAGAAGATGATACGCATCTATATGATGTGTTAGCGAGTAAGTATGGAATGTCTCGTGAGAAAGCAAAAGAAATGAGCGATCAAGTCTCGTTACAAGCTAAAGGCGAAGGTTTGGATTTTCATCTCGATACATCGATTCGAACGAATACAGCGGATGCTCATCGGCTCGCTCATTTTGCGTATGAGAAGGGAAGAGGGCTTCAATTGACAGAACGTCTCCTTAAAGCTTACTTTACTGATTCATTACACATAGGAAATGAGAAAACATTAAGTGAACTAGCAGTAGAGGTCGGGTTAGACGAAGGGGAAGTTTTAGCAATGCTCAAGACGAGTCAATATGCTGATGTAGTTGAGCGTGACCAACAAGAGGGGATGGAGTTAGGTGTTCGTGGCGTTCCATTTTTTGTTTTTAACCAAAAGTATGCCATATCGGGTGCTCAATCAAGTGACACTTTCTTAGACGTATTAGAAAAAGTAAAAAATGAAGAAAAAGAATTGGTGGTTATACACCAACCATCCAAGGATACAAAGGATTGTTCAGACGGATCATGTGACGTCTAA
- a CDS encoding glutathione ABC transporter substrate-binding protein: MKRFSAFVKSAALLSILSVGLMACSSEPTEEPTSEGEAESSGGDLKVAIVSDPVSLDPHGANENVSNSINSTIYDRLVHMEKDLSIQPALAESFEQIDDTTWEASIRQGVTFHDDTDLNAEVVKANLDRIRDPEVASPIAFLFRMITDVTIIDDYTVHIETEFPFASLPAHLAHPGGSIISLDAINASYEDMENGGQPFTVINEAPAGTGYFKFSEQSPGSSVTLVRNDDYWHEEKAKVDSVTFSVIPEGLTRIAELETGGVDITFPVNPSDVSRVEAGAETSVQQSPSTRMVYLGFNTEEEPFNNRDVRRALHMAVDKQALLDGILDGTGSIADGPIAPDVFGFSDNIDSLEYDPEQAKELLAEAGYPDGFKTTLLTDDERERQDLAQALQYQLAEIGVEIEIDTYEFGTYIERAGLGQSELFLGSWGTVTLDGDYGLYPVFHSDNKGPAGNRSFIDNEEIDRLLQGAREATDEQERLDLYEAAQNELANESPYAYLYFPDIISGVRDDVEGFWQFPSSTLFLRDVELNR; encoded by the coding sequence TTGAAAAGGTTTTCAGCTTTTGTCAAATCAGCAGCTTTACTATCCATACTAAGTGTTGGTTTAATGGCCTGTAGTAGTGAACCAACTGAAGAACCAACAAGTGAAGGAGAAGCGGAGAGTTCTGGTGGTGATTTAAAAGTAGCCATCGTATCTGATCCTGTTTCCCTCGATCCTCACGGAGCCAATGAGAATGTTTCAAATTCCATTAACTCGACAATTTATGATCGACTTGTTCATATGGAGAAGGATCTCTCGATACAACCAGCTTTAGCTGAGAGTTTTGAACAGATTGATGATACAACTTGGGAAGCAAGTATCCGCCAAGGTGTTACCTTCCATGATGATACAGATTTAAACGCTGAAGTGGTCAAGGCGAACTTAGATCGAATTAGAGATCCCGAAGTCGCATCTCCAATTGCGTTTTTATTTAGAATGATCACAGACGTAACTATCATTGATGACTATACTGTGCATATTGAAACAGAGTTTCCGTTTGCCTCTCTTCCTGCCCATCTCGCTCACCCTGGTGGAAGTATAATCAGCCTTGATGCGATCAATGCTTCGTATGAAGATATGGAGAATGGTGGACAACCATTTACTGTAATTAATGAAGCTCCTGCAGGGACAGGCTACTTTAAATTTTCCGAACAAAGTCCTGGTAGCTCTGTCACGCTTGTGAGAAATGATGACTACTGGCATGAGGAAAAGGCTAAAGTCGATTCTGTTACGTTTTCCGTTATTCCAGAAGGCCTCACAAGAATCGCAGAGTTGGAGACAGGAGGAGTGGACATTACCTTCCCTGTCAATCCAAGTGATGTTAGTCGTGTAGAAGCTGGTGCTGAGACCTCGGTTCAGCAATCTCCGAGTACGCGCATGGTATATTTGGGCTTCAACACAGAAGAAGAACCATTTAACAACCGTGATGTACGACGGGCTCTTCATATGGCTGTAGACAAGCAAGCTCTTCTTGATGGAATTCTCGATGGAACAGGCTCGATTGCCGATGGTCCGATTGCTCCTGATGTTTTTGGCTTCAGTGATAATATTGATTCATTGGAGTATGATCCTGAACAAGCAAAAGAATTACTAGCAGAAGCAGGCTACCCAGATGGGTTCAAGACGACACTTTTAACGGACGATGAACGCGAACGTCAAGATCTTGCTCAAGCTCTTCAATATCAATTAGCAGAAATCGGAGTCGAAATTGAGATCGACACTTATGAATTTGGCACATATATTGAACGTGCTGGTCTAGGTCAATCTGAGTTGTTCCTAGGTAGTTGGGGGACAGTCACACTTGATGGAGATTATGGATTGTATCCAGTTTTCCATTCAGACAACAAAGGTCCTGCCGGAAACCGATCATTTATCGATAATGAAGAAATCGATCGACTGCTTCAAGGAGCACGTGAAGCAACCGATGAACAGGAACGACTTGATCTATATGAAGCAGCTCAAAACGAATTAGCAAATGAATCGCCTTATGCTTACCTCTACTTCCCTGATATTATTTCAGGAGTTCGAGATGATGTTGAAGGCTTCTGGCAATTCCCAAGTTCGACGCTCTTCTTACGCGATGTAGAACTAAACAGATAA